A single genomic interval of Syntrophobotulus glycolicus DSM 8271 harbors:
- a CDS encoding ABC transporter ATP-binding protein, with the protein MVQSIKRLFQMAGEYKTQLGASILCAIASVAAGLLPYFLIQQFIIAILRPSPDLTYLMLFAALLGVCLICKTVLFLTSTRLSHRGAYRILRNVRVQLANKLTRLPLGYVLEQESGVVKKVMENDVEELERFLAHNIPETISSAVVPAAVLVYLSFIDWRLTLAMLGFIPLAVLFYGLMMNGSKEKMKKYYTAVDKMNAVVVEFVNGMKEIKAFNQSQSSFSRFREAIEGYRRYVLEWYRSSWPFMTAYYVFIQATLVTVLPVGLLFYGRGSLSLSELILFLMMSMGFTAPLIKLTEFADGLILVVGAEQNIHSILSEEEMRDTDRKQEVQDNTISFLDVNFSYDGATDVVKGVSFVAKEGQSTALIGPSGSGKSTIAKLICRFWDVSGGTISIGGVDVRRLPTSQLMEKISFVFQDAFLLNLSIADNIRAGKPEATDAEIQRAAKLARCHDFILKTPDGYHTLAGDAGNRLSGGERQRICIARAILKDAPILVLDEATASIDPDSEEQIQEAIGELTRDKTLLVIAHRIRTVMGFDQILVMKDGRICACGNHQELLNSSSEYKMIYHAYTYTESWTLGGEEHLC; encoded by the coding sequence ATGGTCCAAAGTATAAAGAGATTGTTCCAAATGGCCGGTGAATACAAGACTCAACTGGGCGCATCCATTTTGTGCGCAATCGCAAGCGTGGCGGCAGGCCTGCTTCCGTACTTCCTGATTCAACAGTTCATCATAGCGATTCTCAGGCCATCTCCGGACTTGACCTATTTGATGCTCTTCGCTGCTCTCCTTGGAGTCTGCCTGATATGCAAAACGGTATTGTTTTTGACCTCCACCCGCCTTTCTCACCGCGGAGCTTACCGAATCCTGCGGAATGTGCGGGTTCAGCTTGCAAATAAGCTGACGCGGCTGCCCTTGGGATATGTGCTTGAACAGGAATCAGGCGTCGTGAAAAAGGTGATGGAAAATGATGTGGAAGAACTGGAACGGTTTCTTGCGCACAACATCCCGGAAACGATCTCCAGCGCCGTTGTTCCGGCTGCCGTGCTGGTGTATCTTTCCTTTATTGATTGGCGTCTGACTCTGGCGATGCTGGGATTTATCCCCTTGGCTGTGCTTTTTTACGGCCTGATGATGAACGGTTCAAAAGAGAAAATGAAAAAATATTACACCGCAGTGGACAAGATGAACGCTGTAGTTGTAGAATTTGTCAACGGTATGAAGGAAATTAAGGCATTCAACCAGTCCCAAAGTTCCTTTTCCCGCTTCCGCGAAGCAATTGAGGGGTATCGCCGTTATGTGCTGGAATGGTATCGATCATCCTGGCCTTTTATGACAGCTTATTATGTATTCATCCAGGCAACGCTGGTAACTGTATTGCCTGTTGGATTGCTTTTCTATGGCAGGGGCAGTCTTTCCCTGTCGGAGCTGATTTTGTTCCTGATGATGTCGATGGGGTTTACCGCTCCGCTGATCAAGCTGACAGAGTTTGCGGACGGTCTGATACTGGTTGTGGGTGCGGAGCAGAACATCCACTCTATTTTGTCCGAAGAAGAGATGCGGGATACGGATAGGAAACAAGAAGTGCAGGATAACACCATTTCTTTTCTGGATGTGAATTTCTCCTATGATGGTGCGACCGATGTCGTAAAAGGCGTCTCCTTTGTTGCGAAGGAAGGGCAATCCACTGCTCTGATCGGGCCGTCCGGCAGCGGAAAAAGCACGATTGCCAAGCTGATCTGCAGGTTCTGGGACGTCTCCGGCGGTACAATCAGCATAGGCGGTGTAGATGTTCGGAGACTTCCAACATCGCAGCTCATGGAAAAAATCAGCTTTGTGTTTCAGGATGCTTTCCTATTGAATCTTTCAATCGCCGACAACATACGGGCCGGTAAACCAGAAGCTACAGACGCTGAGATTCAGCGGGCGGCAAAGTTAGCGCGCTGCCACGATTTTATCCTAAAAACACCGGATGGCTATCATACCCTTGCCGGCGACGCCGGAAACCGTTTATCGGGCGGTGAGCGGCAGCGAATTTGCATCGCGCGGGCAATCCTCAAAGATGCGCCCATTCTTGTCTTGGACGAGGCTACCGCCAGCATTGACCCGGACAGCGAGGAGCAGATACAGGAAGCTATTGGTGAGCTTACGAGAGATAAAACGCTGCTTGTCATTGCGCATCGCATTCGTACAGTGATGGGCTTTGATCAGATTCTGGTTATGAAAGATGGGCGGATTTGCGCCTGTGGCAATCATCAGGAGCTGCTGAACAGCAGTTCTGAATATAAGATGATTTATCATGCTTATACCTATACAGAAAGCTGGACTCTGGGCGGGGAGGAACACCTATGCTGA